TTTTGTTGTTAGTTTATACGAAAGCGTATCATTGGTTTTTTCGTAAAAATCCGTGAGCGCACCCGGGAAAAAGGTGAAATTATATTTCTCTAAAGGTTCTTTTTTAAAATCAACATACAGCTTTTGGTCAAACTCATCATATTCTGTTGTAAAATCTACCGCAACAGAATCTTTATTAACCAGCTTGATTAGTGATTTGTCAAATTTAACCAGCGGAGTTTCGGTTTCTAAAGTAAAACGATCCCTGAAGTTTATTATGCCGTTTTGAACTGCTTTAATGTTCAAAGTGTCTTTCTTTTGATCTTTTATTCTAATTGTAAAACTTTTTTCATATTTGTCATTACTCACCTTCAGCGATAAAGAATCTACTTTTAAGGGTTTGTACCAAATTTGCAGCGAATCCTTTTTTGGGAACTGTGTTACAATAGTTTCAAGAACCTCGTTATTGTTTTTCAGGACAATATTAGGTTTGTTGTTTTTAAAATTTTGTTTTCCTTCGTACGGAAGCAGTAATCGGTTTCCTGAAACTTGTATAGGTTTAAAAGTTTTTAAAGGCAGTGTTTCCTTAAATAATTCTAACTCATAAATAGTGTCAGAAGGAACCGTAACATAACTTTTTAAGAAACCAATTTTATCATCCTTCGGATTAAATTTATTGTTTGAACCTTTGTCTTTCATGGCAACCAGAAGATATTTTCCGGCCTTTAAATTTTCAAATTTAAAAGTCCTCATACTATCCAGCGTATTGGTAATATATCGCGGATAATCTTTGTAAATAGTCGAATCCTTAAAAGTATCATTTACTTCGTACAGCATGACAGACACAAAATTGTCTACGTTTTTCTCGTAAGCATCTTTAATTTTTCCGCCCAGAGTCAGTGAATCAATATACGATCCTGTCGAAAACACATATTTAAACTGGTTCAGCGCATTACCTTCATTATTATCGGTAATACTCTGTCCAAAGTTCATACTGTAAGTAGTATTGGGCTGTAAAGTATCTTTAATCTGAATCTTGATAAACCGGCTTACGTTCGTTGGGGTAATCAACGGTTCGTGTTTCATTGGAGGTGAAATAATAAGCTGTTTATTAAGGTTTTTTAGTTTAATATATTCGTCAAAGTACAACGTAATTTCATTTCCTGTAAAATTTGTGCTGAAATTTTTAGGTGTGCTTGACACTAAAACAGGAGCAAGAGTGTCTTTTAATCCGCCGGTAATACTGCCTCTTTTGGCGCAGCTCATCATTAATAAAACAAATAAAAATGAAAGATATTTCAGTGTGCTTTTAAACATAGCGGTTTTTAAATTTGATTGCACAAAATAACAATTATATTTTCTTTAATTTAAATTTTTTAGCCATTTATTAGGATTTACGCTTTTCATCAATTTTGTTGTTTTTTAAAATTTGAAAGAAACACTAAGCTATAATTTCTTACTTTTGAGTTCAATTATAATTTCCGCACTGTTTTGATTAAAAGATTTTTTTGGATTTTTCTATTTGTTTTGCTCTCAGCATGCAGTAAAACCAGCAAACCAATAATTGCTTTTTATTATTGGAAAACCAATCTAAAATTTTCCGAAACAGAAAAAGAAGCCTTAAAAGACAACGATGTCAGTAAGCTTTATGTGCGGTATTTTGACATTGGACTTCATTCTCAAACACAGGCACCGCTGCCAATAAGTCCGGTTCATTTTCAGGAAAAAGTTCAGAATTTCGAAATTGTTCCGGTAGTTTTTATTCAGAACAAAGTTATGCTGCAGTCTAATCTTGATATTCAGGATTTAGCCGAAAAAACATTGAAACTCATTTCAGAAATCAATAAAAAAAATGGTGTTTCGTGCAAAGAAATTCAAATTGACTGCGACTGGACTTTAGCGAGTAAAGATAACTACCTTAAATTTATTGAACAGATTAAGAAGCTTTCTCAGAAAAAACTTTCGGCAACCATCAGGCTTCATCAGGTAAAATATTTTAAAAGAACAAAAATCCCGAATGTCGATAATGGTGTTTTGATGTTTTATAATATGGGAAGCATCGCACCGGATTCGCTTAACTCGATTTACAGCAGAAAAATTTCTGAAAAGTATCTCGAAAGTTTAAAAAAATATCCGCTGCATCTGGATTATGCGCTGCCTGTTTATTCATGGGCGATTCATATCAGGAATCAGAAAGTTATGGGGCTTCGTTCTAAACTCAATGTCAGCGAACTAAAAAAAGATAAAAACTTTGAACAAATCAGTCCGATTTTTTTCAGAGTAAAACAATCAAATTACAAAAACGGTGTTTATTATCTGGAAAATGATCTGCTGAAAACAGAGTCAATCCAAGCAGACGATTTAAAACAAATGGCCGGAGATCTGGATAAAAATACAGCACAGCCGCCAAAAGAAATTATATTTTACGACTTAGACGAATTCAATTTAAATAATTATGAAAAGAATATTTTTAAACAAGTTATTTCTTGTTTTTAGTGTTGGTTTACTTTCGGTTTACGGAATTATTTATGCCTGTGCCGGCGGAGACGATTGGGATTTTTTTGGATATAATTCGAATTTTACTCCCGAAACGTTTGCAGATAAATCGTATTCACCGCTGTTTTTATCAGGTGGAATTTTCTACGGAATTGGTTTTGATACCCAGCATAATTCCCGTTTCAATAAAAATATAAAATCAGACTGGGCTTCATATTTAAAAGGCAAAGCAGATACTACAACGGTTAATTATTTCCTGATTGGAGATGAGCGCCCGAGATACTATTCTGACAATAAAGATGCTGTAAAAAATAAAGAAGAAATCACAAATCTTCATGTGTATTATAAAAACAAAAAAGACAATTCATCATCTTTAAAATGGGGAAAAAAGCTCAATTTGAAAGATGAAAAAGTAAAAA
This portion of the Flavobacterium gelatinilyticum genome encodes:
- a CDS encoding Ig-like domain-containing protein, which gives rise to MFKSTLKYLSFLFVLLMMSCAKRGSITGGLKDTLAPVLVSSTPKNFSTNFTGNEITLYFDEYIKLKNLNKQLIISPPMKHEPLITPTNVSRFIKIQIKDTLQPNTTYSMNFGQSITDNNEGNALNQFKYVFSTGSYIDSLTLGGKIKDAYEKNVDNFVSVMLYEVNDTFKDSTIYKDYPRYITNTLDSMRTFKFENLKAGKYLLVAMKDKGSNNKFNPKDDKIGFLKSYVTVPSDTIYELELFKETLPLKTFKPIQVSGNRLLLPYEGKQNFKNNKPNIVLKNNNEVLETIVTQFPKKDSLQIWYKPLKVDSLSLKVSNDKYEKSFTIRIKDQKKDTLNIKAVQNGIINFRDRFTLETETPLVKFDKSLIKLVNKDSVAVDFTTEYDEFDQKLYVDFKKEPLEKYNFTFFPGALTDFYEKTNDTLSYKLTTKEHADYGNIILNLKNIKRFPIIVELTNKKGDVVLASAYSEGETKIDFNLVVPEAFTVRVIYDDNKNRKYDTGSFLEKRYAEEVFYNQQEFDVRANWDVDQTVDLSIPFNPEVEKKMDEKKKKDAEKKRKAF